The following are encoded in a window of Arthrobacter antioxidans genomic DNA:
- a CDS encoding LCP family protein yields the protein MTRRPSSDGAQNAGDAAAAVTTDAHGDAAPAGRHLGRGGRHRGLVIAAMVMATVLVAAVAFVAVQVFRLQANVATSPLNLGENGETALPVDSRTDPLQILVLGTDTRTGNAGEFFGSEDDSAGDGNSDVMMLLTLSADREDVTVVSFPRDLLVPLPSCVNPETGEASQAMDLGQLNGALGEGGPGCTVAAINNLTGLSIDHFMMADFNAVKELSSTLGGVEVCVEEPVDDEYSGLTLPAGTSEVEGDQALAFLRTRHSFGDGGDTGRIAAQQSFLASMARKVRAEGTLTNLPRLYSIADTVTRNLTVDEDLSRPTELLKIADRMKDVDLGNIAFVTVPTEQWVEDPNRLVLDEDAAAPLFDALREDRGLTEDEPEPSATAAPATQAPAASATPEAPAAEPGTVPVLVVNATSDPERAAELQELLVTDGYTQAVPFASVPAEMSQVYFSSGYEAAAADVADRFGVPQSRVTLDESAAGVQLLVGADLATGSRVVVPPLGSALEGQTADEVTCQASSGL from the coding sequence ATGACCCGCCGACCGTCCAGTGATGGCGCGCAGAACGCCGGCGACGCCGCTGCGGCAGTCACCACCGATGCGCACGGCGATGCGGCCCCGGCAGGACGGCATCTCGGCCGCGGGGGCCGGCACCGGGGGCTCGTGATCGCCGCCATGGTCATGGCCACCGTCCTCGTCGCCGCCGTGGCGTTCGTCGCGGTCCAGGTGTTCCGCCTGCAGGCGAACGTCGCGACCTCCCCGCTGAACCTGGGCGAGAACGGGGAAACGGCGCTCCCCGTGGACTCCCGCACCGATCCGCTCCAGATCCTCGTCCTCGGCACGGACACGCGCACAGGCAACGCGGGGGAGTTCTTCGGCAGCGAGGACGATTCGGCCGGGGACGGCAACTCGGACGTCATGATGCTCCTGACGCTCTCGGCCGACCGGGAGGACGTCACCGTCGTCTCCTTCCCCCGCGACCTGCTCGTTCCCCTGCCCAGCTGCGTGAACCCCGAGACCGGCGAGGCCTCCCAGGCGATGGACCTGGGCCAGCTGAACGGCGCGCTCGGTGAGGGAGGGCCCGGGTGCACGGTCGCGGCGATCAACAACCTCACCGGACTGTCGATCGACCACTTCATGATGGCGGACTTCAACGCGGTCAAGGAGCTGTCCTCCACCCTCGGCGGCGTCGAGGTCTGCGTCGAGGAACCCGTCGACGACGAGTATTCCGGTCTGACCCTGCCCGCGGGGACCAGCGAGGTCGAGGGTGACCAGGCGCTGGCCTTCCTGCGGACGCGCCACAGCTTCGGCGATGGCGGCGATACGGGGCGCATCGCGGCGCAGCAGTCGTTCCTGGCGTCCATGGCGCGCAAGGTGCGCGCCGAAGGCACCCTGACCAACCTGCCCAGGCTCTACTCGATCGCCGACACGGTCACGCGCAACCTCACGGTGGACGAAGACCTGTCGCGACCCACGGAGCTGCTGAAGATCGCGGACCGCATGAAGGACGTCGACCTCGGCAACATCGCCTTCGTGACGGTCCCCACCGAGCAGTGGGTCGAGGATCCCAACCGCCTGGTGCTCGACGAGGATGCGGCCGCGCCGCTCTTCGACGCCCTGCGCGAGGACCGCGGCCTCACCGAGGACGAGCCCGAACCGTCGGCGACGGCAGCTCCCGCCACGCAGGCGCCCGCCGCGTCCGCCACCCCCGAGGCCCCGGCGGCCGAACCCGGGACGGTCCCCGTCCTCGTCGTGAATGCCACCTCGGACCCTGAGCGGGCGGCCGAGCTGCAGGAGCTGCTCGTCACCGACGGATACACGCAGGCCGTGCCCTTCGCGTCCGTGCCGGCGGAGATGTCACAGGTCTATTTCAGTTCCGGGTACGAGGCGGCCGCCGCGGATGTCGCCGACCGGTTCGGTGTGCCGCAGAGCCGGGTCACGCTCGACGAGTCGGCGGCCGGCGTCCAGCTGCTCGTCGGGGCGGACCTGGCCACCGGCTCCAGGGTCGTCGTGCCGCCGCTCGGCAGCGCGCTGGAGGGCCAGACGGCCGACGAGGTGACCTGCCAGGCGTCGTCGGGCCTCTAG